The nucleotide sequence AAAAACGTATGCGCCTGCTTGGGGGCTCCGCGTAGAGTCCCAGGGCGGGCAGATAGATCATAAGAAAGGAGAACCCGATTATCATTAATAGCGGGAAATTGTTCGGGAAGGGGACGGCATTCATTATCCTGATAATAATTCCGCCGCAGGCAAGCCCGATAAGATAGCTGCCCAGGTTCCTGATGGCAAAAAGGCGGCCCCGTAAGTTGATGGGAATGGATTTGGCCGTCAGGTCAAAGAAGGCCGGTACGGCTATGCCCGTGGTTGCCTGGGTTATAAACAGGGCGAGCATGAGACTGACTATGACCATGGCAGGGGATTTTGTCCCCAGGGCCAGTCCGCTCAAGGCGGCCAGGAGCCACGGCACCCGCTGAAACGCCCCGGTAATCAGAATGTAGGGCTTTTTGTAGCGCAGAGTCTGGATGTAGCGGGCCACAAAGATGGAAGGAAAAAAGACCCCGATGTTGCGCAGAACCGGAATTAAAGAGAGCACAAAAGGGGAGCCCCCCAAACGTTCAATATAGACGGGCAAAATGCTTTCCGGAGACAGAAAGATCATACCAGTAAGGAACGAGATTCCATCAAGAGCGTTAAGAAAAAAATTCCTTCGCAAATGCGGATGCAGTGCGGTATTCGGCATTGGCATGTTCTTCCCCGGTTATCTTATGCAGAAACAATAGCAGGAAAAAAAGGCCTGGGGAATAGACTCGAGGAGAGAAGTTCAGTTATTCATCGCTTTCCCTGCTTTCTCAGTCATGGTATTATGAGTGTATGAAAACACTGACCTTTGGTGAAATCCTCTGGGATATAATTGACGATGCAGAACACATAGGCGGAGCTTCCTATAATTTTGCTGCTCACCTGGCAAAACTGGGGGCTGAATCGCACCTGGTTTCTGCGGTGGGGAATGATGAACGGGGAAAGACTGGATTGGCTGCCCTGAAGGCGCATGGTATCGCGTCTTCCTTTATCAGCAGCGTGGCGGACGCCCCTACTGGGACTGTGACAGTTAAACTGGAGGCCGGACAGCCGAGCTACACTATCCATGAGGGGGTTGCCTGGGACTGCATCCGGCTGACGGAGGACCAGCTTACAACGATCAGCGGAACTGAATGGGATTGCTTCTACTTCGGGACGCTGGCCCAGCGCAGCGAGATTAACCGGGAAACCTTGTCGCAGCTGTCTTCGCAGGTCCGGGCACGGCACTTTTTTTATGACATAAACCTGCGCCAACGGTATTATACCAGTGCGATTATCGCCGAATCCCTTAAGAACGCGACAATTGTCAAACTCAACAATGAGGAACTGGAGTTGGTAGCGGGGATGTTCGGTTTGGATGGTACCAGGTCATCAGAAGAGAATATCAGAAAAGTGGCAGAGGCTTTTAAACTGGAAACCCTGATTGTGACCCATGGAAAGGATGGAGTCAGCCTGCTTTCGGGGGGAGAATTGCGTCAGATACCGGTTATCCCGGTCCATGTGGCAGACGCAGTA is from Marispirochaeta sp. and encodes:
- a CDS encoding MFS transporter, producing MPNTALHPHLRRNFFLNALDGISFLTGMIFLSPESILPVYIERLGGSPFVLSLIPVLRNIGVFFPSIFVARYIQTLRYKKPYILITGAFQRVPWLLAALSGLALGTKSPAMVIVSLMLALFITQATTGIAVPAFFDLTAKSIPINLRGRLFAIRNLGSYLIGLACGGIIIRIMNAVPFPNNFPLLMIIGFSFLMIYLPALGLYAEPPSRRIRFSTEPFGSFLTGLARIPRENRDFGRYIIARIFYTLAFTSYSYFAVHLVRRFSLHESEVGLFTIITAATFIIANPVLGELADRRGHLFNHILGALALIIGNLAALFAGSYHLALISIAAGALTLCINNVSQFAIVVEFGQDHEIPVYIGIVGLAVGISSLVIIFLGYLSTIFGIGIIFWFSLGAAALSLGIFATVTEPRKHRPPTIVDAR
- a CDS encoding carbohydrate kinase, which produces MKTLTFGEILWDIIDDAEHIGGASYNFAAHLAKLGAESHLVSAVGNDERGKTGLAALKAHGIASSFISSVADAPTGTVTVKLEAGQPSYTIHEGVAWDCIRLTEDQLTTISGTEWDCFYFGTLAQRSEINRETLSQLSSQVRARHFFYDINLRQRYYTSAIIAESLKNATIVKLNNEELELVAGMFGLDGTRSSEENIRKVAEAFKLETLIVTHGKDGVSLLSGGELRQIPVIPVHVADAVGAGDSFSAGFMYALGCGKDPFAAAEYGAALGSFTAAHSGGVPDYSDEIRAFFGTLGA